The Streptomyces sp. NBC_01268 genome segment TCCACCTCGTGCGTACGGGCGCTGCTCGAACACGGCGCGGGCAGCCGGGCGGAGGCGCTCGACGAGGCCCGGCGGTGGATCGGCGCGGACATGGCGGCGGTGCTGCGGCGCGGGCTCGTCGAGGGCGGGGGCGCCGGGGACACGTACGAGGCGGTGGTGCGGCGGGTCCCCGAGGACGGCGGCGTGACCGTGATCGTCGAGCTGCTGCGCGAGGACGGCGCGCCGACCCGCGGCGACGAACGCCAGACCGGCCACGCGGCCATCGCCACCCTCCTGGAGGGCGCCCTCGGCCTCCGCACCCCGCACGAGGAGCTCGCGGGGCGCGCCCTGCGCTGCGGCGATCCGGCCCAGGACGCCTGGACGACGGCGGTCGCCGCGCTCACCGCCCGCCCCGACGACACCGTGGCGACGACCGCCACCACCTGGTGCGCCGCCCCCGACGCCCTCCGCCGCGCCCTGGGCGTCCAGGTCCTCGCCGCCCTGCCGGGTCACACGGCGCGGGCCCTGCCGGTGTTGCGGGGGCTGGCGCGGGAGGTGGGGGCGGAGTTGCGGGAGGCGGGCGCGGGGGGCGTGGCGGGTGCTGCGGCCGGGGCCGGGTCACCCTTCCCCCGCGAGCCCGCCCTCTCCCTCGCCGTCGCACTCGGGCAGTGCGCGGACGCGGGTGCCGTGCCCGGGCTGCTCGGGCTCGCCGGGCACCCGGACGGCGAGGTGCGGCGGCAGACGGCCGCCGCGCTGACCGGGCTCGTGCCCACGGGCCACGCCGAGGCGGTCGGGGTGCTCGTCGGGCTGAGCCGGGACCACGAGCCCCGGGTCCGGGACTGGGCCACCCTGGCGCTCGCCGAACTCCCCGACGACACCCCCGCCGTCCGCGAGGCCCTCGCCGCGCGACTCGCCGACCCGGACCCGGAGACGGCGGCCGAGGCCGCGCGGGGCCTGGCCATCCGTCAGGATCCGCGCGCCATAGAGGCACTGGCGCGCGTCCTGGCGGACGGCGACCCGGACGGCCCCGCCCGGGAGACGGCCCTGGCCGCCCTGGAACACGTGGCGGACCCCCGGACCCGGACCCGCCTGGAGTGGACGCCGCCGCGCGGGCGCTGACGGGGGGCGGCGGCGGGGCGGGCGGACCGGTCGGCCCGGGCCGCCTGTCCGCCCCCCTCGACCCGTCCCGGCCCACGGAAGGGCCCACGGAAGGGCCCGGGCGACGCCCGCGCCGACCCCGCCCGTTTCCACGGGTGACGACGGCGCCCCTCCCGCCCGGCCCCGTCGGCTGCTACCTTCCTCCCAGCACGGTCACCTAACAAGCGTTTGGTGGAAAGGGGGCTGATCCTTACGTGGGTGCCCACCGCCGAGGAGCTGCGACTGATCCGCGAGGTGATCGACCCCGAGGGCCTGCGGGACCGCGAGGTCCGGTCCTGATGACGGGGATCGGGACCCCACCGACCAAGCCGGTCGGCGCCGAGCACCCGATCGCGCAGACCGGCACGGGCCGGGTCGCCGGCCCCCGCCCCGTCCCGTGCCCCTGGTGGCTTCCACGGTCGAGGGC includes the following:
- a CDS encoding ankyrin repeat domain-containing protein — translated: MSTLFEALWNGDDDGVVRALRAGADPEAREDAETALYRAAVGNQPVAVRLLLAAGADPARRGGEDDADLPLCGAACGGHAEVVRALLAAGVDPDQEEGYGFTALAWAIRLGHTEVVRELLEAGAAPDRPGPDGLAPLVAAARRGSTSCVRALLEHGAGSRAEALDEARRWIGADMAAVLRRGLVEGGGAGDTYEAVVRRVPEDGGVTVIVELLREDGAPTRGDERQTGHAAIATLLEGALGLRTPHEELAGRALRCGDPAQDAWTTAVAALTARPDDTVATTATTWCAAPDALRRALGVQVLAALPGHTARALPVLRGLAREVGAELREAGAGGVAGAAAGAGSPFPREPALSLAVALGQCADAGAVPGLLGLAGHPDGEVRRQTAAALTGLVPTGHAEAVGVLVGLSRDHEPRVRDWATLALAELPDDTPAVREALAARLADPDPETAAEAARGLAIRQDPRAIEALARVLADGDPDGPARETALAALEHVADPRTRTRLEWTPPRGR